The Aureitalea marina genome includes a window with the following:
- a CDS encoding NADH:ubiquinone reductase (Na(+)-transporting) subunit D, whose product MGLLSKKDSKLILDPLADNNPITIQVLGICSALAITAQLKPSIVMAISVIFVLGVGNVVISLMRNVIPSKIRIIVQLVVVATLVIIVDQVLKAFAYSLSKELSVFIGLIITNCIIMGRFEAFALGNGPWKSFLDGVGNALGYGVILIIVGFFRELFGSGTLFGIKVLGDSVEKTGLYAIGYENNGFMVLPPMALIVVGIIIWVQRSRNKALIEEN is encoded by the coding sequence ATGGGATTGTTATCAAAAAAAGACAGTAAGTTAATTCTTGATCCGCTAGCGGATAACAACCCCATCACCATCCAGGTATTGGGTATTTGTTCTGCACTTGCGATCACCGCACAACTGAAGCCTTCTATTGTGATGGCCATCTCGGTGATCTTCGTTTTGGGTGTGGGAAACGTTGTTATCTCATTGATGAGAAACGTGATCCCGTCCAAGATCAGGATCATCGTTCAGTTAGTCGTAGTCGCCACCTTGGTTATTATCGTGGACCAGGTGCTTAAAGCCTTTGCATACAGTTTGAGTAAGGAGCTGTCGGTATTTATCGGTCTGATTATTACCAACTGTATCATCATGGGACGCTTTGAAGCATTTGCTTTAGGTAATGGCCCTTGGAAATCATTCCTGGATGGAGTGGGCAACGCTCTGGGTTATGGTGTCATCCTGATCATAGTTGGTTTCTTCCGTGAGCTTTTTGGTTCCGGAACCCTATTTGGGATCAAGGTACTGGGAGATTCAGTCGAAAAGACTGGTCTCTATGCCATCGGATACGAGAATAATGGTTTTATGGTTCTGCCTCCAATGGCCTTGATCGTTGTAGGGATCATCATTTGGGTACAGCGCAGCCGAAATAAAGCCCTGATAGAAGAAAATTAA
- a CDS encoding Na(+)-translocating NADH-quinone reductase subunit C → MAINTEKNSYTILFAVIMVVVVGSLLASFASGLKPMIKANERFEKQQNILYAMGVNNNTGANDVEFITTDVVEAEFGKYITSQIVIQGDDVTEDDQAYLIDIKKEESLAKDPEYSRRLPLFKGEKDGTEVYVIPVRGKGLWDAIWGFVAVDSEMTVQGVYFDHKGETPGLGAEIKQRYFMDDFAGESFLQDGSFSTIKVAKGNNDPKNERKGDGQVDALAGATITGDGVTAMLRKDIQMYVPYFKSLNQ, encoded by the coding sequence ATGGCGATCAACACTGAAAAGAACAGCTATACGATCTTATTTGCCGTGATCATGGTGGTCGTGGTTGGATCTCTTTTGGCCAGTTTTGCATCGGGTCTAAAGCCCATGATCAAGGCCAACGAACGCTTTGAAAAGCAACAGAACATCCTTTATGCCATGGGTGTTAACAACAATACTGGAGCCAATGACGTCGAGTTTATAACGACTGATGTAGTCGAGGCTGAATTTGGCAAGTACATCACCAGTCAGATCGTTATTCAGGGTGACGATGTTACCGAGGATGATCAGGCATACCTGATCGACATAAAAAAAGAAGAGTCTCTGGCAAAGGATCCGGAATACTCGAGACGTTTACCCTTGTTCAAAGGGGAGAAAGACGGTACAGAGGTTTACGTGATTCCGGTAAGAGGAAAAGGTCTTTGGGATGCGATCTGGGGCTTTGTAGCTGTAGACAGCGAAATGACCGTTCAGGGAGTTTACTTTGACCACAAAGGGGAAACTCCAGGTCTGGGTGCCGAGATCAAACAACGCTATTTTATGGACGACTTTGCGGGTGAGTCCTTCCTGCAGGACGGAAGCTTCAGTACAATAAAAGTCGCCAAGGGAAATAACGATCCCAAGAACGAACGCAAAGGGGACGGACAGGTCGATGCCCTGGCCGGAGCTACCATTACTGGTGATGGTGTAACAGCCATGCTGCGTAAAGACATCCAGATGTATGTACCATACTTTAAATCCTTAAACCAATAG
- the apaG gene encoding Co2+/Mg2+ efflux protein ApaG has product MVQQVTDGIKVSVETAYEGCFQRGYQLHYSFSYTIRIHNQRKRSVKLFSRFWKIHDALNDTEIVIGEGVIGEQPLLNPGQSHTYSSGCVLLAPVGSMKGHYRMRDLPENEEMKVGIPTFQLHAGFAMN; this is encoded by the coding sequence ATGGTACAACAAGTCACAGATGGGATTAAGGTTTCGGTGGAAACAGCCTACGAAGGTTGTTTTCAACGGGGATACCAGTTGCATTATTCCTTCAGTTATACCATACGTATTCACAACCAACGCAAGCGATCGGTCAAGTTATTTTCAAGATTCTGGAAGATCCACGATGCCTTGAACGATACAGAGATCGTGATCGGGGAAGGTGTGATCGGCGAACAACCGTTACTGAACCCAGGTCAATCTCATACCTACAGTAGTGGATGTGTATTACTGGCACCTGTTGGTTCTATGAAGGGACATTACCGGATGAGGGATCTTCCGGAAAACGAAGAAATGAAAGTAGGAATCCCTACATTCCAACTGCACGCTGGCTTTGCCATGAATTGA
- the nqrF gene encoding NADH:ubiquinone reductase (Na(+)-transporting) subunit F, translating to MILATVFGVVTATVIAFLVLVLLLVGLLIFTKEKLSPSGPVKITINDEKVIEVPSGGTLLSTLGNQKVFLPSACGGGGTCIQCECHVMEGGGEALPTETPHFTRKELQSGARLACQVKVKQDMNIHIPEEIFGIKKWEATVVRNYNVASFIKEFVVEIPEDMNYKAGGYIQIEIPPCEIKYADIDITAHPEEHETPDKFQDEWDKFGLWPLVMKNTETVERAYSMASYPAEGREIMLNVRVATPPWDRAKNQWMQVNPGIASSYIFAAKPGDKVTISGPYGEFFINHSEAEMLYVGGGAGMAPMRSHLYHLFKTLETGRTVTYWYGGRSKRELFYIEHFRELERNFPNFKFYMALSEPLEEDNWKVKKDLQDEEGDGFVGFIHQVVIDNYLNHHEAPEDIELYFCGPPLMNQAVQKMGEDFGIPDENIRFDDFGG from the coding sequence ATGATATTGGCAACTGTATTTGGTGTTGTAACAGCGACGGTCATTGCCTTTTTGGTTTTGGTGTTGTTGTTGGTCGGACTGTTGATCTTTACAAAAGAGAAACTTTCACCTTCTGGCCCCGTTAAGATTACCATCAACGACGAAAAAGTGATCGAAGTACCCTCAGGTGGGACCTTGTTATCCACCCTGGGTAATCAGAAAGTATTTCTTCCTTCTGCCTGTGGTGGAGGTGGAACTTGTATCCAATGTGAATGTCATGTGATGGAAGGTGGAGGTGAGGCCCTGCCGACTGAGACCCCTCACTTTACCAGAAAAGAACTTCAGTCCGGAGCTAGATTGGCTTGCCAGGTGAAGGTAAAGCAGGATATGAATATCCACATTCCGGAAGAGATCTTCGGAATTAAGAAATGGGAAGCTACTGTAGTAAGAAATTACAACGTTGCCAGCTTCATCAAGGAGTTTGTAGTTGAGATCCCTGAGGATATGAACTACAAGGCAGGGGGGTACATTCAGATTGAGATTCCTCCATGCGAGATCAAATATGCCGACATAGATATCACGGCTCACCCAGAAGAACACGAAACCCCGGACAAGTTCCAGGATGAGTGGGATAAATTCGGTTTGTGGCCATTGGTCATGAAGAATACCGAGACCGTAGAGCGAGCCTACTCCATGGCTTCTTATCCGGCTGAAGGGAGGGAGATCATGTTGAACGTACGTGTGGCTACTCCACCTTGGGACAGAGCTAAGAACCAGTGGATGCAAGTCAATCCAGGTATTGCGTCGTCCTATATTTTTGCTGCTAAACCAGGAGATAAGGTAACGATCTCAGGACCTTATGGAGAGTTCTTCATCAACCATTCAGAGGCTGAAATGCTGTATGTGGGAGGTGGTGCCGGAATGGCTCCAATGCGATCGCATCTCTATCACCTTTTCAAGACCCTAGAGACAGGTCGTACAGTAACCTATTGGTATGGTGGTCGATCCAAGCGTGAATTGTTCTATATCGAACACTTCCGTGAGCTTGAAAGAAACTTCCCCAACTTTAAATTCTACATGGCCCTGTCTGAGCCATTGGAAGAAGACAATTGGAAGGTCAAGAAAGACCTGCAGGATGAAGAGGGAGATGGTTTTGTAGGATTCATACACCAGGTTGTTATTGACAACTACCTCAATCATCATGAAGCTCCGGAGGACATTGAACTTTATTTCTGTGGACCTCCGCTTATGAACCAAGCGGTTCAGAAAATGGGAGAGGATTTCGGTATACCAGATGAGAATATCCGATTCGACGATTTTGGGGGTTAA
- a CDS encoding type IX secretion system plug protein domain-containing protein has protein sequence MRKLLLLCGFSLIYSLSWGQAIEQAEPDYIKTIQFNGNTEQAQLPIIRLGESIRLTFDDIIGDESDYYYTITHHDFDWTASDLSKNEYLEGFDDVRIETYENSLLTLQMFSHYMLTIPNRETRRLTKSGNYMIHIYNYDRELIFSRKFMIVEQLAGVQVGIKRARDLNRIETSQVVQFTINSPTLLLVNPKQTVKTLVLQNSDHNTAITNLIPQYTLGNELVYRYDKEATFKGGNEFNSFDNKDVRAASNGVRRVDRNELYEHYLFTDVPRKEQVYTYNPDINGNFVINNINSQRNQNLEAEYVWVHFALQYYDDLDGKEIYLYGNFNNWNLSEENRLRYDSESGSYKTSVLMKQGFYNYKYVLLNPDGSIDPGGVSGNYWQTENQYTVLVYFRDLGARYDRIIGWGQANSTTINNN, from the coding sequence GTGCGAAAACTCCTTCTACTATGTGGCTTTAGCCTGATCTACTCCCTGTCTTGGGGGCAGGCCATTGAACAAGCCGAACCCGATTACATTAAGACAATACAGTTTAACGGGAATACGGAACAGGCGCAATTGCCGATCATTCGATTGGGTGAAAGTATCCGTTTGACATTTGACGATATAATTGGGGACGAATCCGACTATTATTATACCATCACCCATCACGACTTCGACTGGACGGCTAGTGATCTTTCCAAGAATGAATACCTGGAAGGATTTGACGACGTTCGGATAGAGACCTATGAGAATTCTTTGCTCACCTTGCAGATGTTCTCACACTATATGCTGACCATTCCCAACCGGGAAACGCGAAGACTGACCAAGAGTGGAAATTATATGATTCACATCTACAACTACGACCGAGAACTGATCTTCTCCAGAAAATTTATGATCGTGGAGCAGTTAGCTGGTGTCCAAGTCGGTATCAAAAGGGCCAGGGACCTAAACCGAATAGAAACTAGCCAGGTTGTCCAGTTTACCATCAACTCGCCAACGCTTTTGCTGGTTAATCCCAAACAGACCGTTAAAACACTGGTTCTGCAAAACAGCGATCACAATACGGCCATAACCAATCTTATACCTCAATACACTTTGGGAAATGAACTGGTCTACCGTTACGACAAGGAGGCGACCTTTAAGGGTGGAAACGAATTCAACTCCTTTGACAATAAGGACGTACGGGCAGCCAGCAATGGAGTAAGAAGGGTTGACAGGAACGAATTGTACGAACACTATCTCTTTACGGATGTGCCTCGGAAAGAACAGGTTTATACTTACAACCCGGACATCAATGGAAACTTTGTGATCAATAACATCAATTCTCAGCGGAATCAAAATCTGGAAGCCGAATATGTTTGGGTTCATTTTGCCTTGCAGTATTATGACGACCTGGATGGTAAGGAGATCTATCTCTATGGAAATTTCAACAATTGGAACCTGAGCGAAGAAAACCGCCTGAGATACGACTCTGAAAGTGGATCTTATAAAACAAGTGTGTTGATGAAACAAGGGTTCTACAACTACAAATATGTTCTCCTAAACCCAGATGGTAGCATCGACCCCGGTGGTGTTAGCGGAAATTACTGGCAAACCGAGAACCAATATACCGTACTGGTTTATTTTCGCGATCTGGGAGCCCGATATGATCGCATTATTGGCTGGGGTCAGGCCAACTCAACCACTATCAATAACAATTAG
- a CDS encoding DUF3667 domain-containing protein, which translates to MSENKSVIKNSRKAEKFRGAECLNCGHPLDLTDRYCSYCSQMNTTKPLTLSDFFGEFIGSIITYDSRFRYTLKDLLLKPGTISRNYVDGSRLKYANPFRFFLSVSIIYFLVQSLITLITGENQLFNDQADPNFQGITITPTEDGNFELAAKDVQDSVKLDSVLRTQVADVDSILRANNIPVNTNLNGKDININPFTIGKDSVDSYTYYSEQSLDSLGFFERNFKRFWLYRNFYQATGIVNSTVALDSLKHDNTRYHRWAYDKNQALERIEEKPGEFAQYLLEKTPFFVFFFAPIYALFFWLIYSKKKHTYMAHLVFIFHIFSFIFLAMLISILPDTLIGYDIFSSVLFGLIGPFYFYKAMRNFYKQNRLITLIKFVFLNWVFFVSATIAALIFFAITAALY; encoded by the coding sequence GTGAGCGAGAACAAATCCGTCATAAAGAATAGTCGGAAAGCTGAGAAGTTCCGAGGAGCCGAATGCCTGAATTGTGGTCACCCTCTGGACCTGACGGATCGCTACTGTTCATATTGTTCTCAGATGAACACCACCAAGCCACTGACACTGAGTGATTTCTTCGGTGAATTTATAGGCAGTATCATCACCTACGATTCCCGATTCAGGTATACGCTCAAGGACCTTTTACTGAAGCCAGGAACCATCAGCAGAAATTACGTGGATGGATCGAGGCTTAAATACGCAAACCCATTTCGATTTTTTCTAAGTGTATCCATAATCTATTTCCTGGTGCAGAGCCTGATCACCCTGATCACGGGAGAAAATCAACTTTTTAATGACCAGGCGGATCCAAATTTTCAAGGAATAACCATTACACCTACCGAAGACGGTAACTTTGAGTTGGCTGCAAAAGATGTTCAGGATTCTGTCAAATTGGATTCTGTGCTCCGCACCCAAGTGGCCGATGTGGATTCCATATTGCGGGCCAATAACATTCCCGTCAACACCAATCTCAACGGTAAGGACATCAACATTAATCCCTTCACCATCGGTAAGGATTCTGTAGATAGCTACACCTACTATTCTGAACAATCACTGGATTCCCTCGGGTTCTTCGAACGCAATTTCAAACGGTTCTGGCTGTATCGCAATTTCTATCAGGCCACAGGAATTGTGAATTCTACGGTCGCCCTGGATAGCCTGAAACACGATAACACGCGCTATCACCGATGGGCCTATGACAAGAACCAGGCCCTGGAAAGGATAGAAGAAAAACCAGGCGAGTTCGCACAATACTTATTGGAAAAGACACCTTTCTTTGTCTTTTTCTTTGCACCCATCTACGCCCTCTTCTTCTGGTTGATCTACTCCAAGAAGAAACATACCTACATGGCCCATTTGGTCTTTATCTTCCATATATTCAGCTTTATTTTCCTGGCCATGCTGATCAGCATATTACCGGATACCCTGATCGGTTATGATATTTTTTCCAGTGTGCTCTTCGGTCTGATTGGCCCCTTCTATTTCTATAAAGCCATGCGGAACTTTTACAAGCAAAACCGGCTGATCACTTTGATAAAATTTGTATTTTTAAACTGGGTCTTCTTTGTTAGCGCAACTATAGCCGCCCTGATCTTCTTTGCGATAACAGCTGCACTGTATTAA
- a CDS encoding DUF6695 family protein: MSKTTEIIVLAYPDTFVTMSDEWICKVLPLVGLGTRHYIKAGHAAMLLVDPSRELHYFDFGRYITPKGYGRVRSKETDAELKIPILASYDAHGEITNLDDILLWLDKHPDRTHGEGRLLASVCKAVDHQKACDYILGLQKRGSIPYGAFHKNGSNCSRFVADTLLASTSSGRIRRRLQWNKLFTPSTVGNVEIASSQREMYLVENGEVSSYNGSAFRENLKNYFDKRPKGENNERSLAECAIPLQAQFLDGIGSQAWFYIDPDPLGDDLFRIMRYSSSGQLDYDGVFKSSEFDLSRPYRFTYDSHCGFCHIWQGQKKIRMEGKGSYGQFNSWQSQRAVGM; the protein is encoded by the coding sequence ATGAGTAAGACCACCGAAATAATTGTACTGGCCTATCCGGACACCTTTGTGACCATGAGTGACGAATGGATCTGCAAGGTCCTGCCCCTAGTTGGACTTGGGACTCGTCATTATATCAAAGCAGGTCATGCAGCCATGCTGCTGGTTGATCCTTCAAGGGAACTACACTATTTTGACTTTGGTCGTTATATCACGCCCAAGGGATATGGCCGTGTGAGAAGTAAGGAAACAGATGCCGAATTAAAGATCCCGATCCTTGCTAGTTATGATGCCCACGGAGAGATCACTAATTTGGACGACATTCTCCTGTGGCTGGATAAACATCCGGACCGCACCCATGGTGAAGGACGATTACTGGCCTCGGTCTGCAAAGCGGTAGACCACCAAAAAGCCTGTGATTATATCTTGGGCTTACAAAAAAGAGGAAGTATTCCTTATGGTGCTTTCCACAAGAATGGAAGCAATTGTTCTCGTTTTGTGGCCGATACCCTTTTAGCTTCGACCTCTAGCGGTCGGATCAGGAGAAGGCTTCAATGGAACAAACTTTTTACTCCCAGTACAGTGGGTAATGTTGAGATCGCCTCAAGCCAGAGAGAAATGTACCTGGTGGAGAATGGAGAAGTGAGCAGCTACAACGGGTCCGCATTTAGGGAAAACCTCAAAAATTACTTTGATAAGAGGCCAAAAGGCGAGAATAATGAACGTTCTCTGGCAGAATGTGCCATCCCCTTGCAAGCACAGTTTCTGGATGGAATTGGGAGTCAGGCTTGGTTTTACATCGATCCGGACCCCCTGGGTGATGACCTCTTCCGGATCATGCGGTATTCATCTTCCGGACAACTGGATTATGACGGGGTTTTTAAGTCCTCAGAATTCGATCTCAGCCGTCCATATCGCTTTACTTACGATTCGCATTGCGGATTCTGCCATATCTGGCAAGGACAAAAAAAGATACGAATGGAAGGCAAAGGGAGTTACGGCCAATTCAATTCATGGCAAAGCCAGCGTGCAGTTGGAATGTAG
- the nqrE gene encoding NADH:ubiquinone reductase (Na(+)-transporting) subunit E, whose product MEHVELFFKSVFVDNMVFAYFLGMCSYLAVSKKVSTAVGLGAAVIFVLTVTVPLNWLLDQYILQEGALTWLGPEYADYDLSFLSFILFIATIATMVQLVEIVVERFSPSLYNSLGIFLPLIAVNCAILGGSLFMQSREIETFGLALNYGFSSGIGWFLAILAIAAIREKIRYSNVPAPLRGLGITFIITGLMAIGFMSFGGMLTGGDDAASAAQEVETTSIEEGIDQEETAQAANLTTLKN is encoded by the coding sequence ATGGAACATGTAGAATTGTTTTTTAAATCGGTCTTTGTAGACAACATGGTCTTTGCTTACTTCCTGGGTATGTGTTCTTACCTGGCAGTATCTAAGAAAGTGAGTACGGCTGTTGGTCTTGGGGCCGCCGTTATTTTTGTCCTGACGGTTACAGTACCTCTGAACTGGTTACTGGACCAATACATCCTGCAAGAAGGTGCCCTGACCTGGTTAGGTCCTGAATATGCAGATTACGATCTGAGTTTCCTCTCTTTTATTTTATTTATTGCAACCATTGCGACCATGGTACAACTGGTAGAGATCGTCGTAGAGCGTTTCTCGCCTTCCCTATACAATTCGTTGGGGATCTTCCTACCACTGATCGCGGTAAACTGTGCGATCCTGGGAGGTTCACTATTTATGCAATCCAGAGAGATCGAAACTTTCGGTCTTGCCCTGAACTACGGCTTCAGTTCCGGAATCGGTTGGTTCCTGGCCATCCTGGCCATTGCAGCTATCCGGGAAAAGATCCGATACTCCAATGTTCCTGCTCCTCTAAGAGGGCTAGGGATCACTTTTATCATCACCGGCCTTATGGCAATCGGTTTTATGAGTTTCGGTGGTATGCTGACAGGAGGTGACGATGCTGCTTCTGCAGCCCAGGAAGTTGAGACTACGAGCATAGAAGAAGGAATAGACCAGGAAGAAACTGCTCAGGCAGCTAACCTGACAACTTTAAAAAATTAA
- a CDS encoding Na(+)-translocating NADH-quinone reductase subunit A: MSRDFKIKKGLDIRLIGEAEKVTANAPRSRTFAIRPKDFHLITPKMLIKEGERVQAGQPVFYAKARPEIQFVSPVSGKLSQIERGAKRVITRILIEADSQDEYKDYGSMNVSTADAQAIKDRLLESGCWPFIIQRPYDVIASPDSEPRDIFVSGFSTAPMAADVDFILADKKKELQAALTALSRLTKGKVHVSVQKGGQSVFAGMTDIELHGFSGPHPAGNVGTQIAKIAPINKGETVWTLAAADLAIIGELLLTGKYTAERTVALAGSCVNTPKYYKTIQGAEVSTFVYDSGLNNEHARVISGNVLTGTQIKHDGHLGFYDTTVSIIPEGDDYDFFGWNKPVFNKISSSRALTFSWMFPNKKYDLDTNTNGEHRAFVVTGSYEEVFPLDIYPMQLLKACMVNDLDAMEAMGMYEVAPEDFSLTEFICVSKQPHQQIIRDGLDLMYKEIG; this comes from the coding sequence ATGTCTCGAGATTTTAAGATTAAAAAGGGACTGGACATTCGGCTAATAGGTGAAGCCGAGAAGGTCACAGCCAATGCTCCAAGGTCACGCACCTTTGCCATCCGGCCGAAAGATTTCCACCTCATTACTCCAAAAATGTTGATAAAAGAAGGTGAACGCGTTCAAGCGGGTCAGCCGGTCTTTTACGCCAAGGCACGTCCGGAAATTCAGTTTGTATCTCCGGTCAGTGGAAAATTGAGCCAGATCGAAAGAGGAGCTAAACGTGTGATCACCAGAATCCTGATCGAAGCAGATTCACAGGATGAATACAAAGATTACGGTAGTATGAATGTCAGTACCGCAGATGCCCAGGCGATCAAAGATCGTTTGCTGGAATCTGGTTGCTGGCCATTCATCATTCAACGTCCTTATGATGTGATAGCCAGTCCGGATAGTGAGCCGCGGGATATTTTTGTCTCGGGTTTTTCTACGGCACCAATGGCTGCTGATGTGGATTTTATCCTGGCAGACAAGAAGAAAGAACTTCAGGCCGCTTTGACGGCTTTGAGCAGATTGACTAAAGGGAAGGTTCATGTGTCTGTCCAAAAGGGTGGGCAGTCCGTATTTGCGGGTATGACCGACATCGAGCTTCACGGCTTTAGCGGTCCTCACCCAGCTGGTAATGTTGGGACCCAGATAGCTAAGATCGCCCCGATCAATAAGGGGGAAACAGTTTGGACACTGGCTGCGGCAGATCTGGCTATTATCGGAGAATTGCTGCTAACCGGAAAGTACACGGCCGAGCGGACAGTTGCATTAGCGGGATCCTGTGTAAATACCCCGAAATATTACAAGACCATCCAAGGAGCTGAGGTGTCAACCTTTGTTTACGACTCCGGTCTGAACAATGAGCATGCCCGCGTGATCAGTGGGAATGTGCTCACTGGGACCCAGATCAAGCACGATGGGCATTTAGGGTTTTATGATACCACGGTAAGTATAATCCCAGAGGGAGACGACTATGATTTCTTCGGTTGGAACAAACCTGTTTTCAACAAGATCTCCTCCTCCAGGGCTTTGACCTTCTCTTGGATGTTCCCCAATAAAAAATATGACCTCGATACCAATACCAACGGAGAGCACAGGGCATTTGTCGTTACCGGGAGTTATGAAGAAGTATTCCCGCTGGACATCTATCCCATGCAACTGCTGAAAGCTTGTATGGTGAATGATCTGGACGCTATGGAGGCCATGGGCATGTACGAGGTAGCCCCGGAAGATTTTTCGTTGACAGAATTTATTTGTGTATCCAAACAACCCCATCAGCAGATCATTCGCGATGGGTTGGATTTAATGTATAAGGAAATAGGATAA